In Anaerolineae bacterium, the following are encoded in one genomic region:
- a CDS encoding histidine phosphatase family protein, giving the protein MNRLYLVRHGENRANITKEFSHKQVDYSLTDKGVLQAQQTAAYFKTRDIHEIYASPLKRAGETAEIIAASLKLPVTIIENFREVNPGILESQPPTPENWAIYHRITVDWLNGKPESSFPGGENYFMLWDRVRTGLEQIVAGKHGRNILIVGHGGVFTYVLKDLCPNSNAAWQGNSPNHNCSITEIMVEAKNGHLAGKLITWAAYDHLTGAAANLVSGIPQDGELEDGQKDQKSPQ; this is encoded by the coding sequence ATGAATCGACTCTATTTGGTCCGGCATGGCGAGAATCGGGCCAATATCACCAAAGAATTCTCGCACAAACAGGTTGATTACTCGCTAACCGATAAAGGAGTTCTGCAAGCGCAGCAAACCGCTGCTTATTTTAAAACCAGGGATATTCACGAAATCTATGCCTCGCCCCTGAAACGGGCCGGGGAAACCGCCGAGATTATTGCCGCCTCCCTCAAGCTGCCCGTGACGATTATTGAGAACTTCCGCGAGGTTAACCCCGGCATCTTAGAAAGCCAGCCGCCAACGCCTGAGAATTGGGCCATCTATCACCGGATAACGGTAGACTGGTTGAACGGCAAACCTGAGTCATCATTCCCTGGTGGGGAAAACTATTTCATGCTCTGGGATAGAGTACGGACCGGCCTTGAGCAAATTGTGGCAGGCAAACATGGCCGAAATATTCTCATTGTGGGTCACGGGGGCGTTTTTACCTACGTTTTAAAAGATCTCTGCCCAAACAGCAACGCGGCTTGGCAGGGCAATAGTCCTAATCACAATTGTTCCATTACCGAGATAATGGTTGAGGCAAAAAATGGGCATTTAGCGGGCAAGCTGATCACCTGGGCCGCTTACGACCACCTCACCGGCGCGGCAGCAAATTTGGTTTCCGGGATTCCGCAAGACGGTGAACTTGAGGATGGCCAAAAAGACCAAAAATCACCGCAATGA
- a CDS encoding AAC(3) family N-acetyltransferase produces MSLIVSVQQLQTDLLRLGVAKNITLVVHISLKNVGWIAEGPPGVIQALKSVIGPSGTLVMPSMTDGDGLYDPNSTPTSDMGIVAETFWRMPGVLRSIHPNSAFAAQGPLAQKITATHPLADPEGINSPIGQVYQNDGWVLLLGVDHSANTTIHLGESLSHVPYRRVKTVQLVENGQETIKEVPFIDHCCRNFVKIAPFLQNRGLATIGKVGYATAQLMKSRDVVQTARKLLNQNHFFFLCPPGRQCEQCDEARAYAQRCHDSTIQPIPKSKN; encoded by the coding sequence ATGAGCCTTATCGTTTCCGTCCAACAGTTGCAAACAGATTTATTGCGTTTAGGTGTCGCCAAAAACATCACCCTGGTTGTCCACATCTCTCTAAAAAATGTCGGGTGGATTGCCGAAGGCCCGCCGGGAGTCATTCAAGCCCTTAAAAGTGTTATTGGTCCGTCCGGAACATTGGTGATGCCCTCTATGACCGACGGAGATGGTTTGTACGATCCAAACTCAACCCCTACCTCAGATATGGGGATTGTGGCCGAAACCTTTTGGCGCATGCCCGGCGTTTTGCGCAGTATTCACCCCAACAGCGCCTTTGCCGCCCAAGGCCCTTTGGCCCAAAAGATCACGGCCACCCACCCGCTGGCCGACCCCGAAGGCATCAACAGCCCCATCGGTCAAGTGTACCAAAATGACGGCTGGGTGCTGCTTTTAGGCGTAGACCACAGCGCCAATACCACCATTCATCTGGGCGAGTCGCTCAGTCACGTGCCTTATCGCAGAGTCAAGACCGTTCAGTTAGTGGAGAATGGTCAGGAGACAATTAAAGAAGTGCCCTTCATTGACCACTGCTGCCGGAACTTTGTGAAAATAGCCCCTTTTTTACAAAACAGGGGTCTGGCGACGATTGGTAAAGTGGGTTACGCCACCGCCCAACTGATGAAGTCAAGAGACGTTGTGCAAACCGCCCGCAAGCTACTGAACCAGAATCACTTCTTTTTCTTGTGCCCCCCTGGCCGGCAATGTGAACAATGTGACGAAGCCAGGGCCTACGCCCAGCGATGCCACGATTCAACAATTCAGCCAATTCCGAAAAGCAAAAATTAA
- the cobT gene encoding nicotinate-nucleotide--dimethylbenzimidazole phosphoribosyltransferase, translating to MLMLEKTITVINPLDQKAMAAAQDRQAQLIKPAGALGRLETLSIQMAGITGRIDPPLAERAIIVAAGDHGVTAEGVSAYPSEVTRQMVLNFLNGGAAINVLARQAGARVVVLDAGVAADLPEHPDLIRAKVAPGTNNFTQGPAMTRNQAIQSIETGIAAVAREIEKGLHLVGTGDMGIGNTTPSSAICAVLTGTDIATVTGRGTGIDDDTLKIKVAVIHQALEKNRPDPHDPLDILAKVGGFEIGAIAGVILGAAARRIPVLVDGFISTAGALIAAALAPLSRDYMIAAHRSVEPGHKIMQQHLNLDPIFYLDLRLGEGTGSALAMPVVAAATATLNQMATFAEASVSGKL from the coding sequence ATCCTCATGCTGGAAAAAACCATCACGGTCATCAACCCCTTAGACCAAAAGGCTATGGCCGCGGCCCAAGACCGCCAGGCCCAACTGATCAAACCGGCCGGGGCGTTAGGCCGCCTGGAAACGCTCTCTATTCAAATGGCCGGGATCACCGGGCGGATTGACCCGCCGCTGGCAGAACGGGCCATCATTGTGGCCGCCGGTGATCACGGCGTCACTGCCGAGGGCGTCAGCGCTTATCCTTCAGAAGTCACCCGGCAAATGGTGCTCAACTTTCTCAACGGAGGCGCGGCCATCAATGTGCTGGCCCGGCAGGCCGGGGCGCGAGTGGTGGTGCTCGATGCCGGCGTTGCGGCTGATTTGCCTGAGCATCCCGACTTAATCAGAGCCAAGGTCGCGCCCGGCACCAACAATTTTACCCAAGGCCCGGCCATGACCCGCAACCAGGCCATCCAATCTATTGAAACCGGTATCGCTGCGGTTGCCCGCGAGATAGAAAAAGGGCTACACCTGGTGGGCACGGGCGATATGGGCATTGGCAATACCACGCCGTCCAGCGCTATTTGCGCCGTGTTGACCGGAACAGACATCGCCACAGTGACCGGGCGGGGCACAGGCATTGACGACGACACCTTAAAAATTAAAGTGGCTGTTATTCACCAGGCCCTGGAGAAAAACCGGCCTGACCCCCATGACCCGCTGGATATACTGGCCAAAGTGGGCGGTTTTGAAATTGGCGCGATTGCCGGGGTGATTTTAGGCGCAGCCGCTCGCCGTATTCCGGTGTTGGTGGACGGCTTTATTTCCACCGCCGGAGCCTTAATTGCCGCTGCGTTGGCTCCCCTCAGCCGGGACTACATGATTGCGGCTCATCGTTCCGTGGAGCCGGGCCATAAAATTATGCAGCAGCATCTAAATTTGGACCCCATTTTCTACCTGGATTTACGCCTGGGTGAAGGCACGGGGTCGGCCCTGGCTATGCCGGTGGTAGCCGCGGCTACGGCCACGTTAAACCAGATGGCCACTTTTGCCGAAGCCAGCGTGAGTGGTAAACTCTAA
- a CDS encoding VOC family protein, translated as MAFETKFVHTNIVARNWQNLAKFYREVFGCAPVLPERDLSGQWLEDCTGVPGAKIQGVHLRLPGYGDEGPTLEIFQYNQAQERPKTAINRPGFAHLAFAVDNVEAAQQAVLAAGGSTYGQRVTVEIPGAGQITVVYVTDPEGNIIELQRWS; from the coding sequence ATGGCTTTTGAAACCAAGTTTGTCCACACCAACATCGTTGCCCGCAACTGGCAAAACCTGGCTAAATTTTACCGGGAAGTTTTTGGCTGCGCGCCCGTTCTGCCGGAACGAGACCTCTCCGGCCAGTGGCTGGAAGATTGCACCGGCGTGCCCGGCGCCAAAATTCAGGGAGTCCATCTCCGACTCCCCGGCTATGGCGATGAAGGCCCCACGCTGGAGATCTTTCAATACAACCAGGCCCAAGAACGGCCCAAAACCGCCATCAACCGGCCCGGTTTTGCGCACCTTGCCTTTGCCGTAGACAACGTTGAGGCAGCGCAACAGGCTGTGCTGGCTGCGGGCGGCAGCACGTATGGGCAGAGGGTCACCGTAGAGATTCCCGGCGCAGGCCAGATTACGGTGGTCTATGTCACCGATCCCGAAGGCAATATTATAGAGTTGCAACGTTGGTCATGA
- a CDS encoding HAD family phosphatase — MAKGFIFDMDGVIIDTEPLYLEIVRGILTELNILITDEELHAYVGISSREMWPIIKTNHRLPQAVDWLISQEKDSVTAALQKVATLGPVTGIPALLDFLRQNNFKIGLASASSRQNVNLILQKLQLANYFNATVSGEEVTNGKPHPEIFLICAARLGVKPERCIVLEDSPHGIAGANKAGMKTIGFVNPNSGGQNLNHADYLTAKIDTSLQNYIKAAL, encoded by the coding sequence ATGGCTAAAGGTTTTATTTTTGACATGGACGGGGTGATCATTGATACCGAACCCCTTTACTTAGAAATCGTCAGAGGCATCCTCACCGAACTCAATATTCTCATTACCGATGAAGAACTTCACGCTTACGTTGGCATTTCCAGCCGGGAGATGTGGCCCATCATCAAAACCAATCATCGCCTGCCCCAGGCGGTGGATTGGTTAATCAGCCAGGAAAAAGATAGCGTCACGGCAGCCTTACAAAAGGTCGCCACCCTGGGGCCGGTGACCGGAATCCCGGCACTGCTTGACTTTTTGCGGCAAAACAACTTCAAAATCGGCCTTGCTTCGGCTTCGTCGCGCCAAAACGTGAACCTTATTTTGCAAAAACTGCAACTGGCCAATTATTTTAACGCCACCGTCAGCGGCGAAGAAGTGACCAACGGCAAGCCGCATCCCGAAATATTTTTGATTTGCGCAGCCAGATTGGGCGTAAAACCGGAGAGATGTATTGTGCTTGAAGACTCGCCGCACGGCATCGCGGGAGCCAATAAAGCCGGGATGAAAACTATTGGTTTTGTCAATCCCAATTCCGGCGGGCAAAATTTGAACCATGCCGATTATCTGACCGCCAAAATAGATACCAGTTTACAAAACTATATTAAGGCCGCCCTCTAA
- a CDS encoding cobyric acid synthase yields MTAKTLMILGTHSNAGKSILVTALCRIFAQDGYRVAPFKAQNMALNAGVTPEGHEIGRATIAQAEAAGIPAHVDMNPILLKPEGNRRSQVVLNGKPYTHIDAGNWHSLKPTLWQHVTAALDRLRQRYDLVIMEGAGSPAEINLKEGDIVNLKVAQYAQAPVLLVGDIDRGGVFATLVGTMVLLEPAERALVKGFVLNKFRGDLSLLGNGLQMLQEWAFNTPTLGVIPYLPHIGIAAEDSVALDEQGRLAEWQNADVSPLDIAVIRLPRISNFDDFDPLATEPGVQVRFVERLETLGAPNAVILPGSKMTLADLEWLRLSGLAEQIIKLAHNGRPVVGICGGYQMLGQSLLDPQGVEAAPGTRSPGLGLLPVETVFAGDKHTVQVQATLQAEVGPLAALRGTPLQGYEIHIGRSQPTDSSLLHSLCRIGRGNEGHRDGALNPDGRIWGTYLHGLFDNDALRHAWLRSLGWQGAGQVFDRQQAYNRLADHVRAHLDMAAVEHIVWQYQPEQNGPI; encoded by the coding sequence ATGACCGCCAAAACATTAATGATCTTGGGCACGCACTCCAACGCCGGAAAATCCATCCTGGTCACGGCCCTCTGCCGTATCTTTGCCCAAGACGGCTATCGTGTGGCTCCCTTCAAGGCCCAGAACATGGCCCTCAATGCCGGCGTTACGCCCGAAGGTCACGAAATTGGCCGGGCCACCATCGCCCAAGCCGAGGCCGCCGGCATCCCCGCGCACGTTGACATGAACCCCATTCTGCTCAAACCGGAAGGCAATCGCCGCAGCCAGGTGGTGCTGAACGGTAAACCCTACACCCACATTGACGCTGGAAATTGGCACAGTTTAAAACCAACCCTGTGGCAGCACGTCACTGCCGCGTTGGACCGTTTGCGCCAACGTTACGACCTGGTAATAATGGAAGGCGCGGGCAGCCCCGCCGAAATCAACCTCAAAGAAGGCGATATTGTCAACCTTAAAGTGGCCCAATATGCCCAGGCCCCGGTGCTGCTGGTGGGCGATATTGATCGTGGCGGCGTGTTTGCCACGCTGGTGGGTACAATGGTTTTGCTGGAACCGGCGGAACGGGCGCTGGTCAAAGGTTTTGTCCTCAACAAATTCCGGGGCGACCTCAGCCTGTTGGGGAATGGGTTGCAGATGCTCCAGGAATGGGCTTTTAATACGCCCACTCTGGGCGTGATTCCATATTTGCCCCACATTGGGATAGCGGCGGAAGACTCGGTAGCGTTGGATGAGCAGGGTAGGTTGGCAGAATGGCAGAATGCAGATGTATCCCCCCTGGATATTGCCGTTATCCGGCTGCCGCGCATTTCCAATTTTGATGACTTTGACCCGCTGGCTACCGAACCGGGCGTGCAAGTCCGTTTTGTGGAACGATTAGAGACTTTAGGCGCACCCAATGCCGTTATTTTACCGGGCAGCAAAATGACGCTGGCCGACCTGGAATGGCTGCGCCTATCCGGCCTGGCCGAACAAATTATTAAACTGGCTCACAACGGCAGGCCGGTGGTGGGCATTTGCGGCGGCTACCAGATGTTGGGCCAATCTCTTTTAGACCCCCAGGGGGTAGAAGCTGCGCCGGGCACGCGCTCGCCGGGCCTGGGCCTGCTGCCTGTAGAAACCGTCTTTGCGGGAGACAAACATACGGTTCAAGTGCAAGCCACCTTGCAGGCCGAAGTTGGCCCTTTGGCCGCCCTGCGCGGCACCCCCCTGCAAGGCTATGAAATTCATATAGGGCGCAGCCAACCTACAGACTCGTCGCTACTACATTCATTGTGCCGGATAGGTCGAGGCAACGAAGGTCACCGTGACGGCGCCCTCAACCCGGACGGGCGTATCTGGGGCACCTACCTGCATGGCCTTTTTGACAACGACGCCCTGCGTCACGCCTGGCTGCGCAGTTTGGGCTGGCAGGGAGCGGGGCAGGTCTTTGATCGCCAGCAAGCCTACAATCGCCTGGCCGATCATGTGCGAGCGCATTTGGATATGGCGGCCGTGGAACATATTGTTTGGCAGTATCAACCAGAGCAAAATGGACCTATCTGA
- a CDS encoding DUF4405 domain-containing protein, which translates to MNGKNRFNFWLDLSALLGFIITALTGLLLWLVLPHGRGSDYLTFLSLTRSTWVDIHDWVGLGTLIILGVHIVIHWKWIKVVGQRYFTKVAHQSRLNFSLNSLLFTVFFLVNLSGLVAWLILPAGGFQGGRNPYYGVTWFGLDHHVWNDIHRTGVAMISVAALHIVLHWHWIMLTAKRYAASMMMPAYKNSTRPEPV; encoded by the coding sequence ATGAACGGCAAAAATCGTTTCAACTTCTGGCTTGACCTCAGTGCTTTGCTGGGTTTTATCATCACCGCCCTGACCGGGCTACTGCTATGGCTGGTTTTGCCTCACGGGCGCGGTAGTGACTACCTGACTTTTCTTAGCCTGACCCGATCTACCTGGGTGGATATTCACGATTGGGTTGGTTTAGGCACGTTGATCATTTTGGGTGTGCACATTGTTATTCACTGGAAGTGGATCAAGGTAGTTGGCCAGCGTTATTTTACCAAAGTGGCCCATCAGTCCCGGCTCAACTTTTCGCTAAATAGTCTGTTGTTTACAGTTTTCTTTTTGGTCAATCTGTCTGGCCTAGTGGCCTGGTTGATTCTACCGGCAGGTGGTTTCCAGGGGGGACGCAATCCTTACTATGGCGTCACCTGGTTTGGACTTGATCATCACGTCTGGAATGACATCCATCGGACGGGCGTGGCGATGATATCTGTGGCTGCTCTCCATATCGTTTTACACTGGCATTGGATTATGCTTACGGCCAAACGTTACGCCGCCAGTATGATGATGCCGGCCTACAAGAACTCGACCCGTCCTGAACCGGTTTAA
- a CDS encoding DUF2202 domain-containing protein yields MLKKILIGSLLVLLLGLIVVVAYDHGASASANEQTYGQGWRGAEDESNQFAESRGQQGGKRGSGQPGAGRMGAGRDNERNGQGNLDQRGNGSNDPLPPAPSDEPLTEAEIQGLLKALDDEYHAWAVYDQVIADFGQVKPFTNIQRAEAQHIAALVNLFERYDVPVPDNSWVGHVESFDSVQAACAAGVEAEIANAALYNELFTTTDRTDILTVYQALQRASTEKHLPAFQRCAQ; encoded by the coding sequence ATGTTAAAGAAAATTTTGATTGGTAGTTTGTTGGTTCTATTACTCGGCCTCATCGTGGTAGTTGCTTATGATCATGGTGCCAGCGCCAGCGCAAATGAACAAACCTATGGGCAAGGTTGGCGTGGGGCAGAGGACGAATCCAACCAGTTTGCCGAGTCTCGCGGGCAGCAGGGTGGTAAACGTGGTTCTGGACAGCCAGGTGCCGGTCGGATGGGAGCGGGTCGGGATAACGAGCGTAATGGTCAAGGCAACCTGGACCAGCGTGGAAATGGCAGTAATGACCCATTACCCCCCGCCCCCAGTGATGAACCGCTCACCGAAGCCGAGATTCAGGGCCTCCTCAAAGCTTTGGACGATGAGTACCACGCCTGGGCTGTCTACGACCAGGTGATAGCAGATTTTGGTCAGGTGAAACCCTTTACTAATATTCAAAGGGCCGAAGCGCAACATATTGCTGCCCTGGTCAACCTTTTTGAACGATATGACGTGCCTGTGCCGGATAATTCGTGGGTTGGCCATGTTGAGAGTTTTGACAGTGTGCAGGCTGCGTGCGCGGCCGGCGTCGAGGCTGAAATTGCCAATGCGGCCCTTTACAATGAACTCTTTACCACCACCGATCGCACCGATATTTTAACCGTATATCAGGCCTTGCAACGCGCCTCAACGGAAAAGCACTTGCCTGCCTTCCAGCGGTGTGCGCAATAA
- the cobD gene encoding cobalamin biosynthesis protein CobD codes for MFRVIVILLALFLDLAFGDPPNRFHPLMLMGQWLTFGKRLGLNNSLTMRSQFWFGTFWTLAGIGLFALPFGLIEKKQMPLLIPKLNLVTNKIRPFPLHLSTFILQPLFLKPVFAYRGLRQAVSQVAKALANEDLVEARRLLSCHLVSRDTDQLSEAEIAGAAIESLAENLTDSLAAPLLAYAGAGLPGAWAYRFVNTADAMWGYRTPEFEQLGKFPARLDDALNWLPARLAGWLLVGAAWLAREDAGNAVQTMLSQRHQTASPNAGWTMSAMAGALRVTLNKRGVYELAGGQAKLNAAAIERALRIADICVGLSVAMICLGLIAAKILVRGRWPKSGP; via the coding sequence ATGTTTCGAGTAATTGTTATCCTCCTGGCCCTATTTTTGGACCTGGCCTTTGGCGATCCACCCAACCGCTTTCATCCTTTGATGTTGATGGGACAATGGTTAACTTTTGGCAAAAGGTTGGGGTTAAATAATTCTCTAACTATGCGAAGTCAATTTTGGTTTGGCACTTTTTGGACTTTGGCCGGGATTGGCCTTTTTGCCCTGCCGTTCGGTCTTATTGAAAAAAAACAAATGCCTTTGCTCATTCCTAAATTAAATCTGGTAACGAACAAAATAAGGCCATTCCCCCTTCATCTGTCCACCTTTATCCTTCAGCCCTTATTTCTCAAGCCTGTTTTTGCCTACCGTGGCCTGCGGCAAGCCGTAAGCCAGGTTGCTAAAGCCTTAGCTAATGAAGATTTGGTTGAAGCACGACGCTTGTTAAGCTGTCACCTGGTCAGCCGGGATACGGATCAACTCAGCGAGGCCGAAATCGCCGGAGCAGCCATTGAATCGCTGGCCGAGAATCTCACAGATAGCCTGGCCGCCCCCCTGCTGGCTTATGCCGGGGCGGGTTTGCCTGGGGCTTGGGCCTATCGTTTTGTCAATACGGCCGATGCTATGTGGGGGTATCGCACGCCGGAGTTTGAGCAGTTGGGCAAATTTCCGGCCCGGCTGGACGACGCGCTCAATTGGCTTCCGGCCCGGCTGGCCGGCTGGCTGCTGGTTGGGGCGGCCTGGCTGGCCCGCGAGGATGCCGGCAATGCCGTCCAAACGATGTTGAGCCAGCGCCATCAAACCGCCAGCCCCAACGCGGGTTGGACAATGAGCGCCATGGCCGGGGCGCTGCGGGTCACCTTAAACAAACGCGGGGTTTATGAATTGGCGGGAGGCCAGGCGAAACTCAACGCCGCCGCCATCGAACGCGCCCTGCGGATCGCCGATATTTGCGTGGGGTTAAGCGTAGCAATGATTTGCCTGGGTCTTATTGCCGCCAAAATCCTGGTCAGGGGCCGCTGGCCAAAATCCGGCCCCTAA
- the nadC gene encoding carboxylating nicotinate-nucleotide diphosphorylase, producing MTNNILSQIKPIIQNALAEDIGDGDVTSDCIIAPDIWLQGQLMAKADGIVAGLAVVQLTFGLLDERVQFTAHLADSEAVETGTIIATVSGPGLALLSGERVALNLLQRMSGIATLTHQFVQTVSGTKAVILDTRKTAPGLRLLDKWAVRLGGGQNHRLGLYDMVLIKDNHITAAGSITAAVQRVREKDLQGRAIEVEVKTLAELQETLTLGVDRILLDNMSLAEMRQAVQTANGRTPLEASGNVSLDDVAGIAATGVDYISVGALTHSVKALDISLLLK from the coding sequence ATGACAAACAATATCCTATCACAGATTAAACCCATCATCCAAAACGCCCTGGCCGAAGATATTGGCGACGGCGATGTAACCTCCGACTGCATTATCGCTCCCGATATCTGGCTTCAGGGCCAATTGATGGCCAAAGCCGACGGGATTGTGGCCGGCCTGGCCGTGGTTCAACTTACCTTTGGCCTGCTTGACGAGCGCGTGCAGTTTACGGCTCACCTTGCCGACAGCGAGGCCGTAGAAACCGGGACAATTATAGCCACGGTAAGCGGTCCAGGCCTGGCGCTGCTGAGTGGGGAGCGGGTGGCGTTGAATCTGCTGCAACGGATGTCGGGCATAGCCACGCTGACGCACCAATTTGTCCAGACGGTATCGGGCACAAAGGCCGTCATTCTTGACACCCGCAAAACCGCTCCCGGCCTGCGTTTGTTGGATAAGTGGGCGGTGCGGCTGGGCGGTGGCCAAAATCATCGTTTGGGATTGTACGATATGGTACTCATCAAAGATAATCATATTACCGCCGCCGGGAGCATCACCGCAGCCGTTCAACGCGTGCGGGAAAAAGACCTACAAGGCCGGGCTATTGAGGTGGAAGTAAAAACATTGGCCGAATTACAAGAAACCTTGACCCTGGGAGTGGACCGCATTTTGCTTGATAACATGAGCCTGGCCGAAATGCGTCAGGCCGTGCAAACAGCCAATGGCCGCACTCCCCTGGAAGCATCGGGGAACGTGAGCCTGGATGACGTGGCCGGCATCGCCGCAACCGGAGTGGATTACATCTCGGTGGGGGCCTTGACCCACTCGGTAAAAGCATTGGATATCAGTCTATTACTCAAATGA
- the nadA gene encoding quinolinate synthase NadA has protein sequence MSVEATYQQMKAKLNKVVPDVELRYKAELAYQINQLKKEKNAVILGHNYMEPALFHSIPDFTGDSLELARKAATTDKDIIVFCGVKFMAETAKILNPEKTVLLPAEKAGCSLAASITAEDVRQLKAQFPGVPVVTYVNTYADVKAECDICCTSSNAAAVVESLNSDTVIFLPDEYLARNVAKETGKHIIFPGFGNAIDPTLDYQMIGWHGRCEVHEKFTVQDIQNVRRQFPDVAILAHPECPPQVVEASDFSASTSAMIKFVQQTDKPQYLLLTECAMGDNIAAANPDKEMLRLCSVRCPHMNEITLEDTLNALILNRYVIEVPEDIRVRAAKSVERMIAIG, from the coding sequence ATGAGCGTTGAAGCAACTTACCAACAAATGAAGGCCAAACTGAACAAAGTGGTGCCCGATGTTGAATTGCGCTACAAGGCAGAATTGGCTTATCAAATCAACCAACTGAAAAAAGAGAAAAACGCGGTGATTCTGGGGCATAATTACATGGAACCGGCCCTCTTCCACTCCATCCCTGATTTCACCGGCGACTCCCTGGAATTGGCCCGCAAAGCGGCTACCACCGACAAAGACATCATTGTCTTTTGCGGGGTTAAATTTATGGCCGAAACCGCCAAAATTCTCAACCCGGAAAAAACCGTGCTACTGCCTGCCGAAAAAGCGGGCTGTTCCCTGGCCGCCAGCATTACGGCGGAAGATGTGCGGCAGCTTAAAGCCCAATTTCCCGGCGTGCCGGTGGTAACGTATGTCAACACCTACGCCGACGTTAAAGCCGAGTGCGACATTTGCTGCACGTCAAGCAATGCCGCCGCTGTGGTTGAATCTCTGAACAGCGATACCGTTATCTTTTTGCCCGATGAGTATCTGGCCCGGAATGTGGCCAAGGAAACCGGCAAACACATTATCTTCCCCGGCTTCGGCAATGCCATTGATCCTACTCTGGATTATCAAATGATTGGCTGGCATGGTCGGTGTGAAGTCCACGAAAAGTTTACCGTGCAGGATATTCAAAACGTGCGGCGACAATTCCCGGATGTGGCCATTTTGGCCCACCCGGAATGTCCACCCCAGGTGGTTGAGGCATCCGATTTTTCGGCCAGCACGTCGGCCATGATCAAATTTGTGCAACAAACCGATAAACCGCAATACCTGCTGCTCACCGAGTGCGCCATGGGCGACAATATTGCCGCCGCTAACCCCGATAAAGAAATGTTGCGGCTATGCAGCGTGCGTTGCCCTCACATGAATGAAATTACCCTGGAAGATACGCTCAATGCCCTCATATTAAACCGCTATGTGATTGAGGTGCCGGAAGATATCCGTGTCCGGGCCGCCAAATCTGTGGAGCGGATGATAGCGATTGGATAA